gtaatgatagtgcgatttaatattgcaaatagcgccatctagtgaaagCGCCAGTGCAACCGTAAAAAGCGGTGGAGCGGTTTCTTCTGATTGTCGCTGTTTTCCGtggaaatgagatattttcccggggtaaaaagtagcctatgtcctttctcgggtatcaaagtatctccataccaaatttcacgcaaattggttcagtagtttacgcgtgattgagtagcagacagacagacagacagacagagttactttcgcatttataatattagtatggactagcggacccgacagacgttgtcctgtctacacgtctttaacttgaaaattttaaactttttttaataatcgaaACCATTCttagatccccttgaacacacacaaatttttttatcaaaatcggtccagtcgtttaagagaagttcagtgacatacacacttacggaagaattatatatataaagatactagcggacccgacagacgttgtcctgtctacacgtctttaacttgaaaattttaaactttttttaataatcgaaACCATTCttagatccccttgaacacacacaaatttttttatcaaaatcggtccagtcgtttaagagaagttcagtgacatacacacttacggaagaattatatatataaagattaacccattactgtcccaatgtGGGCAACgatctattttttattgcatcgcatttaaataaactttggtACCCTTAACACTGCGCAGAAAGCTTATATAATTTAcacgaaatattatattttaattaataaaataattaattataatattaaatttgactgcctccgtggcgcagtggtttaggttgcaaCGCCggtaccattgcgtcgggaggtcgtgggttcgatgcccatacgaaacaattatttgtgcgatccacaaataattgtttcgggtctggttgcactttgtgtccgttgtttgtatgtttgtaaaagtccccgcgacacaagagcaattctaagagttgtctttttaaataaaaaaaactttcacgtATCttgattaataacaatattatacgGGGAATTACGGACATAAAACATTTACCTTCGTTTACTTGGCATTTAGAAAGTtaggttaaaatatttatatgaatggGTAAAACACAATGACATTTTTTCAAATGAATCCATAGCTACTCAAACTTGACTACCCTctatggcgcggtcggtagtccATCCGACTGCTCAATaaggtttgattcctgggtcgAGCAAAGAATGATTGGTCTTCTCGGTTCTCctcgtttcgccattaacaatgttagttcaacataataggaggcgagcctgttgtcatataccgggcacgttaccaaactccggattactattgacaaattgtcgcttgaaagtctgacaaccagtcttacagagaggtatcgtgttataacccagataactgtgttgtggaggtccgatagacagtcgctccatgtaaaacactggtatgcAGCTctatctggtgagactggaagctgactccaacataccaagttggaagaaagactaagctaatgatgatgatgagtcgTAGTTAGGGAATGCAATCTCGATGTCGGCCTTTCTGATCGAGATTAATCTCAGGGGAAAAAAAGGCGATATGTTTATCttacaatacttatttattttatctttacaactagctgacccgcggaacttcgctttttcaaatcggaccatagtttctgagattagcgcgttcaaacaaacaaacaaacaaacaaagaaacaaacaaactcttcagctttataatattagtatagaattaataggtaattaagataaacatttatttttatttttctaattgtcaaaatatagtcgttatttaaataaaaacacacaaatCTGTCAATCTCGCGTGATCTCGCTGGAGCCCCAATCTCAAGAGATTTGCATTCCCTAGTCGTATTGCATaccatattataatacaactagctgacccgcgcaacttcgcttgcgtcacataagatagaatgggtcaaaattttccccgtttttgtcacattttttattgctactctgctcctattagtcatagcgtgacgatatatatagcctactagctgacccgcgcaacttcgcttgcgtcacataagagagaatgtgtcagaattttccgtttttataacactttttactgttactctgctcctattggtcgtagcgtgatgatataaaatatgtcttcTTTTCACggaaaatatatcaaaattatttatatctcctaatataacgaagtcgcgctaaggcttatccgtcattaaaaccgttgccatgacaacggaattttgttaatttaatgtcattataatattgattattcgcgactcatttcgccacctgaattttcccgggaaatgcgtcattttcccggggtaaaaagtagcctatgtcctttctcgggtatcaaaatatttccacaccaaatttcatgcaaattggttcagtagtttaggcgtgattgagtagcagacagacagacagacagacagacagacagacagacagacagacagacagacagacagacagacagacagacagacagacagacagacagacagacagacagacagacagacagacagacagacagacagacagacagacagacagacagacagacagacagacagacagacagacagacagacagacagacagacagacagacagacagacagacagacagacagacagacagacagacagacagacagaatcTATTAGTACATACCATAATTAAAGTACATGGCTGGCTCACTGTCGCTTCATTCCATGTGAAATGGCACTACAATGAACCAGGTAAGGACAGTCCATCCTTTTTGCAATCATGCTTAGAATGCTGTTGGAGCTGGTTCGCACCCTGCGCATCAGAGACTCGCATCTTCTAAGCATCGTTGCAAAGAAACACTTAACCTGCACATCCGCAAACATCACTGATGCGCTACAGAAGCGAGGCAGCCCCATCAGAACCCTAAACGCGTTGTTGAACTGAACACGGAGAGCGCTGTACGCCCTTTGAGTATATCTAGCCCATAGGCTGCACGTGTAAAAGGTTGTACAGTAAGCGCGGAAAAGCGTGATCTTAACTTCTAGCGAACAGCGTGCGAACCTACGAGCCAGCATATTCGCTCTGACCGACAGCGCCCTCCGCTCCCGCTCGATGTCAGAATCGTCTTTAAGATCAGGGGTCAATATAATacctagatatttaaatatacgtaCTCTCTGTAATAGCATCCCGTTAAGGGTTACAGGCGGTACCACATTCGGACTTTTACCTCCAGACTCAAAAACCATTAACTCTGACTTCTTACAATTATAGGTCAATCCATGTGACTTCGCGTATTCCTCACATTTCTTAATAAGTTTTCGTAAACCACAGACAGACGCACTAAGCAGCACCATGTCATCTCCATAACTAATATTGTTGAGGCAGACATCATCAATATAACAGCCGACCCTAGTGCTACTGAGCTCGTCAATCAGCTCATTCACGTATAGGTTGAAGAGCGTAGGCGAGCTCAATCCTCCCTGCCTCACCCCGCACTCCAACCCATACGGATGAGACAAGGCTCCAGCCCACCGTACATGATTGATCTGATTTCTATACCAGAACTTAAAGGTGTTAATTAGCTTGTACGGTTTACGTACACTTAGTTGATATTCCGCTGATCTTACACAAATCGgctgattgttttgtaattataattaattttatatttagtgtgCATTTTAACAAACGAGCGTCCGCACGTGTGTGAGAGTCACCTTTCAACTCTAAAACTGTATTTACgtaactagaataataaattactacggGAAGAAGTTTCTTTCACTTGCGCACTCACAACTACTTAACTCTTAAACTATCAGTAGTGTACCGGTTACTAAACTGTACATtaaatggtccttcgagccggatttgAACCAGCGACCTCTGGATGAcggaaaacaaaaactaatcatACAACAAGAACGAAATTTTAAGGCGTTATACAGAGCTATGTCGAAGATTGACTTTGATTGCATAACTGAGAAGTGGGAGTTCGAAGAACATATTAccattttaaagtcaaaatgGGAGCTGATTGACAAAACTCATTGGGAGTTGGAAGACGAACTAAAAGGGTCCAATTTGATTATGGACTACAGTCAAAAGTACGAAGCTCTTGAACAGAAATATGACAACATAAAACGggctttaaatagtaaaatgtggTCTAGTGTACATTATCAGCGGTCCGCACCAAAAATCGACATCCCGGAATTTTCTGGAAATTATGTTCACTGGATTACGTTCAAGGACATCTTCATGGAAACCATCCACAACAACCCCAGTATCTCTAAGGCACAAAAAATGCAGTACTTGAAGACAAAACTTAAGGGTGAAGCAGAGCGCCTCGTCCAACACTTATCTATTAGTGGGGATAATTACGATTCATGTTGGGAGATATTATCGCACAGATATGACAACCGTCGACTACAGTTCACATCTTTCATGAGTACCATGCAGAATATACCAGCTATCCAACACCCTAACGCCAACAACATGAAACGCATGCACGATGTAATTACAGAGTGTATGAATGGCCTTGGCAACATGGGAGTTGAGGTGTCAAATTGGGGACCAATGATTGTTTACAACATGTCACAAAAATTAGATTCGATTACTCTTAACGAATACACAGAAGAAACTCAAAACAACAGAGAATTGCCGAATTTGGAGGAATTCCTCGGTTTCCTAGAACTCAAATTTCTCGCTTACGAAACTGCAAAGGGCTGCTCTAAAGAGactattgaaaacaaaattcataGGCCTAACAATAGAGGATGGAACAATAACTATAAGCCCAATAATTTTCCTAACAAGCAGCAAGACATGAAAAAATTAGGCTACTCTAAAATTTTTCATGCATCGTACGGACAATGTCCTCTTTGCTATAAAGATCACGTGTTGATGCAGTGTGATAAGTTCATCGACATGGACATTGCGCAACGGAATAAAACTGTTGCAAAACTCaaagtttgtaaaaattgcTTATACAGCCACGGCAATGTCGCGTGCAGTTCGAAGAAAACGTGCCGCGAATGTAATTTGAAACAtcatacattattacatttcaataaacctGTCTATAATGACTCAAATGTTAGAAGGGATCAAGATCGGAATTCGAATCCAGGACCTTCAACATCAACTACACCTGGCGCTCACCACTTAGCGACCGATGGCACAGAAGTCTTATTAACTACCATTCAGATCAAGGTGCAATCTGCCGACGGAAACTATGTCACTTTGCGAGGCCTCCTAGATCAAGGGTCACAGACAAACTTAATATCTGAAAATGCGGCGCAACTGCTACGCTTACCTCGAAGCAAATTTGACGCTGCTATAACCGGCATTGGTTCTACGTCACGCAACTGCAAGGGCCTTCTCCAGCTCCACTGCAAGTCGATACACTCAGATTTTACATTCAATGTACAAGCTTTGATACTGACTAACTTAACCAATAAGTTGCCTGGCAGCACTTTCCAAAGCACAGGTTGGACACATCTTCAAAACTTGAAACTCGCCGATCCGAACTATAATGTGTCTGGCtcaatagaatttatttatttatttatttatttaaacttaatatacaaatttgtataaaggcggacttaatgccaggggcattttctgccagtctaccttagggtgatgcagagattattacgaaggtgtttaaaagaggaaggaaagtgagttaagaaagagagtacaaataaataataatataaataagcgatatgagtgtaaatacataaacataaataatatgtacataaacataataaatattacttatgatatataaaaaataaatatagatactataaaatatgagatatatacaataataaataaatataaatatacactaagataattgtgacgattctgcaactttgttcaacaaaagatcccgcactttgttcttgaacgtaagacggttagtggacatcctgatttcaagagggagcgcattccataacagaactGACTGGACAGGGAAAGAAGAGTTGATAAACCCAGtagtgtgggatggacagagaagagtgagattgcttgaagagcggagattacggttgtggttatcacacaagtattgaaagtagggagttaggtaggctgggggagaagaagaagtgaggaaagagaagagtgtcgtgagagcgcgtaaattacggcgctcacggattggtagccacctaagttgagagcgataagtagatacatgatcatacttgcgaagattgaatataaatcgaatgcagttgttaagaagacggtcgagtttgttgaggagatctgcattcaagtcaaagtaacacacgtcACCATAGTCGATGAGAGGGAAAATTAAAGTCTGTACAAGCATCGCTTTCGTCTTAGATGGCAACATGTTTTTGAGGCGATATAGAGCCCGCAATATGCTAGtgactctgcgacaaacattggctatttgggttttccagcttaaagttgagtcaaTGTATAGCCCTAAATCTCGCACAGCAGACGTCGTTTCAATAGTCGAgccattaaaaactataggtggaacgtgaacgtgaccaagcctgctgatgttacggtgactgcctaccagtatagcctgacatttggtagGGTTAACGGCTAAGCCGAACTTCTCGGACCAGGACTTGATATGTTCGAGGTCGCCGTTCACGACATCAACCGCTGTGGATATGGAGTCCACAGTTCCTTGCGAATAAagctgcaagtcatcagcgtacagatgatacgctccttgaagattttgggtaaccagattaataaagaaagaaaacaataatggagaaagaatgccgccttgcgggacgccagaatcaagttcacgccagctcgatgaggattcaccgaagtgaactgattgctggcgtccttgaagatatgaggaaaaccattttattgcacCGGAAGATATATTCAGATGAGAAAGGATAGAGaggaggatatcatgactgacggtattgaaggcgtttgaGAAGTCTACCAGAGCCATCACAGTGACTTttgtatcctccatccccgccctaatatcgccagtcactttaaggagtgccgaagtagtgctgtggcctggtctgaacccggatTGAAATGGACTAAGGAGGTTATTGttgaacacaaactgtgttaactgtttgtgcacacaggcctcgagcactttggaaagaaaagggagaatggaaatgggtcggaagtgagctggaagcgacggatttggaattttaggtaaagggataatgtaggctttgcgccacagagaagggaAGGAACCgacggtaagggagaaattaatGATATGGGAAATAGCTGGGAGCAAGTGATCCAAAACAGAGACAATCATCCGacgactgacgtcatcggcgcctactgcattcgactTAATGGACAgaattatcttctttatatCCTCCGGCGTTACtggagaaaaggagaaggattcaagaTTTGGGCGGGGTAAATCTAAAATGGAACGGACAGTATTgcacttggtttggtgatcgaTAGGTGTAGTGGAAGTGAAATGAcgatttatatcatccaaaccaacaGTGCAATGTAAGTCATTACTCTGATGTCTGCCAATACCcagggtcccgagaaacctccagatatcgacaggggaggaggaggaaagattattgagaaaatgtcggcgtttagcattgcgtaccatctgattgcatcggtttCTTGCAGCTTTAAACCTAACCCAATTTTCGTCGCAGCGGTCTCGGCGAAACCTGGCAAAGGCCCTGTCCCTTCGTCTCATGGCCATACGAACGCCTTCGGACATCCAGGGAGCGGGTGGACGTTTGAGCCTAACTTTCCTAACGGGCGCGTGGACATCgaacagcccaacaacagctttattgaaaatacaaatctTGTCGTCAATGTTtgaagctgttgttagctgctcccagttaAGATTAGCGGCATCCGCACCTAATTTGTCGACATTCATACGGCCGAAACAgcgcttgtacagaacctttgggCGGGATTTAGGAGGCTTTAGGGTATAGGACATGAAGATTAAgtcgtgatgagagaaaccaggagctgggtattggccagaggatgagacaagggagggagcagacgtgaggattaagtccagccaggtatcttcaccttcagtgttgtggtgagtgggatgtaggggtagaacgtgaaggctggtggactcgacgatctcaaggagtttacaggaacgagGTGAGCGGGTAGAAAGGAGATCggtgttgaaatcgcccatgatgatttgatgtgtGTAACTAGACCCTGTAGATTCCAGCACGgactcgatgctggagaagtagtcaatggaagggggacaatatacaacgccgagaaggactttgactcctttgacacaaacctcgagaaaaataaattcggcTGATGCAGAGTAATTAGGACAAGAGGAATTAAGAATTAGATAAGGGAAGTCACTCCTAaggtagatagcgacgccaccacctctctTATCTATGCGGTCGTTGCGTATTAAAGAGAAACCAGagagagagtaggaagaagatggtaggtgaggtttgagccaagactctgaaatcaggatggcatgaacgtcagcatcaacGAATGCTTCTTGTAGGTCAGCGTAGTGGCTCGGAATGCTTTGTGCATTAAGGTGAcacacattaaatatatttttatttgagcctACAAAAGTTTGCCGTACAAAATCACCGAGCGTACCCTCTGTGGAACAAAAGCTGTCACTTGAAGAAGAGCTGAAATTGTCAGCTGATGCGAAAGAAGCATCATCGctgctatacataatataacaaataaatatatataaatataataattataacaaataggtataaaaaaaaaacaaaatatataacggTGCAAATTgctctctgcaccacccgccagctaacacacacaagtaaaaataaaaaaaacataacataaaagcATCATActagaaaaacttaaaaataaaaacggtaagtgaattgaaacaaaaaattaaaattaaagacataACAAAACGCAACACCGAACGTTACTGAACGTAACTCCCAAAGTCACAATGCTGTCatctgtcagtttgacagctgaCAAGTGACAACACTGCGACCCAGTGAGtgtgaaaataacatttaagacaataaaataaatacaatacgagggtgattgctaaataaataaaataatgaacaaattGATGGCCGCGCGTACCGGACTGTGCAGTGCCACTAAAATGCATAAACACACGCTTCAGGATACGATCAAGTACACTTACTTAGATCTTACGCGGTTTAGCAGATCCCGCCGCAGATGATCCTGTGTTCGCCGCTCCGTGCCTCGGCCGGGATGGGACTGCAGTGGCCACCTTTGGATGCAGGGCAGTTAACGACTTCAGCTCTTCCAAGGTGACGATCTTATGTCGTTGATCCATAGTTTTGACGACGATGATGCCGTCCTGAGTCCAACAGTCCTTCAACCCAAAATGCTGCCGGGCCCTCGCAAATACAGTTTGGCGGGTCCTCGTCAGGAACTCCCGGACCGATATTGACGTCCCGCGCAGTTTCGCCTTGGCTCGCCAGACAGATGACCGGACCTCTGCATCCGAGAAGCGCACTAGAATTGGTCGATGGTGCTTACCTCCGGGGGTGCCAATCCTGTGACATACCCTGATGGAAGCAGCAGTGACGGTGGTCAAGCCCAACTTGGCATGGAGAATGCTGGAGGCCATACTTTGCCGGTCTATGTTCTCAGTCTCCGGAATTCCAAGGAAGAGGAGATCCTTCCTCCGATGCCTCGTCTCTATGGAGTCCACCATCCGTGCACATTCAGCAACTTGTTGTCGGAGCAAACTGAGGACACCAAAAATGAGCTCACGGAAAGTCCGGAACTCCTCCGCCACCTTCGCCACTGTGTCCTTCGCAGCACCCGTCTGCAGTTGGGCCTCCAGTTCAGCCATCCTCTTGCTGAAGGTCTCTTCAAGCTTCGTCTGAGTTAATAGTATTTCACTAAGCTGAGACATATTGTCTAACAACTAGTGACAGTGACTTGCAAATTTTGTGGTTTGTGTtgagctggcaggtggtgtatagTGATACAGTATcactacatataatataaactaataattgTGATTTATGCGGGAAACTAAGAATCTTTAACTGTTATCTAACTTTAGCTATCACATCTGATTTGTCGAAGTATTGGGAAATTGAAGATATTATACCAAGCTCTCAAGACATACATCGAGACGATCAATGTGAAACTTATTaccaacaaacaacaaaaagaagTGCTGAAGGccaatatattgtaaaaatgcCTATGATCCAGGGTTATGAACAACACCTTGGACATTCGAAATCTACTGCGATTGCACAATTTCTCAAACTAGAAAAAcgattacataaaaacaaacctcTGTTGACTATGTACAGAAACTTTATGAATGAATACTTGACGTTAAAACATATGGAGCCGGCAAATAACATCTAACCAACCTGAATATTATTTACCGCACCACGGCGTCTTACGTGAAGAATCCACCACCACAAAATTAAGGGTTGTCTTCAACGCGTCACAAAAAACTTCTAGTGGCAGAAGTTTGAACAGTCTGATGGAGAAAGGCCCCAATCTCCAAAAGGATATACAAGCACTCATTTTAAAGTGGAGGACGTACCGTTACGCATTTACTGCTGACATAGAAAAAATGTACCGTTTCTTGTGGATTGCAGACGAGCAGAAATCGCTCCAAAAGATCATATGGAGAAACTCGCCTACCGATCAATTAAGCGAGTACGCGCTATGTACTGTAACTTATGGTACGAAAAGCGCGCCATGGTTGGCAATGCGAACTTTACAACAGTTGGCAACTGACCACGGTCACTTATACTCCGAGGCAGCCAACCTATTACGTCATGATTTCTACGTCGACGATCTAATAAGCAGAAATAACTGTTTAGAAACTgctaaaaaactacaaatagatctgataaaattattaaaatgcgGGGGTATGAATCTAAGAAAGTGGTCAAGTAATGCTACCGAGCTACTAGAACAATTGACCGAAGATCAAATTTCACAAACAAAGTTCGACTTCAAACAAGACGATTCAATGAAAACACTTGGCCTCGGTTGGAATCCCAAATCAGACATATTCACATTTAGCTGGAACTTAAAACCAAACTCAAAGAAAATACTTACTAAACGCGCACTACTGTCGGAAATTTCACAACTATACGATCCCCTTGGCTGGTTCTCCCGTGTCACTGTAAAAGCTAAGCTTATTTTCCAACGCGTTTGGACGAAAAAACTTGCTTGGGATGAGGCATTGCCTAAAGACATACAAGACGAGTGGCTGAAAACGAAAGATCAACTTGAAGAACTAAGAATTGTGAAAATAAGTCGTTGGATTGGAAGCATTCAGAACAACATAGAATTATTAGCATTCAGCGACGCAAGTGAGAAAGCTTATTCAAGCGTAATTTATACACGGACAATTAATCAACACGGACAGCCGGTGGTAAGCTTGCTGGTAGCGAAAACTAGGGTTGCCCCACTGGCACAAAAATTATCGCTGCCGAGACTTGAACTGAGCGGTGCCTTGCTATTAACACAATTGGTTAACAAGGTAACTGAATCCCTTTCGGGGTACAATATAACTGTGTGGGCTTGGTGTGACTCAAAAGTGGTCCTGGCTTGGCTACAGGGAAAGGCGTCCAAATACGAAAAATATGTGGAAAACCGCGTCGTGAAAATAACTCAGGTTATACCCGCATCCAACTGGCTTTACATAGAATCAAAAAGGAATCCCGCGGATTGTGCAACTAGAGGCTTATATCCTAAACAACTCGTGAATACTGAGGGCGCGTGATCATAGTCCATTCTGGTAGCGACGGACACGTGCGAGTTGCAACTGTAAAAACGCAAGCTAGCATATTGAAGCGCCCGATTACGAAACTGTCGCTGCTACCACTTGAAACTACGCAATAAcctacaaacaatataataataaattcattattatcgCACAAGTTAAGCAATACACAGTCTACATCTACGAGACTAAAACAATTGAGAAGATGTTAACAACCGTACTTCTTCTGATTGCTTCCGCAACTGGTCGCACCCAACTATTGGGAGTTGCCACCTCAAGTGTTCAAATCGCAAGTTTGGGCAGGGATCGTCCTATATACTACGACACTATTGGAAAAGCACAATTGATCCATAACGAGTGGAGACTGCTTATGTATTACAACTTATCTACCTACTGGAACGGAGTTCAAaagtttgaaaactatttacagGATATTTTACACTTTTGTCAAAGTTTGGAGCCAAAATATTGTGAAACAACAATACGTCAACTATCACACGAATTGGACCTTCTACAGCATTACAACAACATACTACTGGCcccacacaaacatttgtcggGTCGCAACAAACGGGGGTTGATTGACGGAGTCGGTTACGTCGCGAACAGTCTCTTTGGAATTCTAGATCAGAGATTTGTTCAACAATATCAGAAGGATATTCAAACTATTCAGAACAACGACAACTATCTACTAGAACTTGTGCGAAACCAAACCTCTATTGTCGAAATTCAGAATGACATTTTGAAGAAAAACGAGCAAAACATGAACAACCAGTTTACACTCATCGACACCTTCATGAACGAAACTGACTTTAAGCTGGCGAAGATCGAATCGGCAATCGAAGTGGCTATGGCAACCTCCTACTTTACTTCAGCTTCACTTGCTGCACATTTACTATTATCTAACTTAAAAACCATTCAAGAAACTCTTTTTAGCACACTAATGGATACTTATAAAGGTCGGATCGACATTCACCTGCTTACTCCAGCCAACTTGATCCAACAGCTCACTACTATCTCTGGCCAGTTGCCCAAGACATTGACTATACCCATAGTGAACATCCAAGACGAATTAAAAGATATATATGAATTGATTTACGTCAAGGCTCGAGTTACGGATACCTATTTTATGTATGAGCTGCACATTCCACTGGCGAGCGATGAAGACTTCGTTGTTTACCAAATCTATCCTTTGCCTATGAAGAATTTATATGAATCAAACGACACAGTAGTGGTTTCCGTGTCATCCAAATACATCGctgtaaacttttttttttttttttttttttctttattaaggGCTTTGTCGCTTTGCGATAATGTCGCCCTATcgaaacaaaacaatcaattacAAAATATCAT
The nucleotide sequence above comes from Anticarsia gemmatalis isolate Benzon Research Colony breed Stoneville strain chromosome W, ilAntGemm2 primary, whole genome shotgun sequence. Encoded proteins:
- the LOC142985750 gene encoding uncharacterized protein LOC142985750, which gives rise to MSKIDFDCITEKWEFEEHITILKSKWELIDKTHWELEDELKGSNLIMDYSQKYEALEQKYDNIKRALNSKMWSSVHYQRSAPKIDIPEFSGNYVHWITFKDIFMETIHNNPSISKAQKMQYLKTKLKGEAERLVQHLSISGDNYDSCWEILSHRYDNRRLQFTSFMSTMQNIPAIQHPNANNMKRMHDVITECMNGLGNMGVEVSNWGPMIVYNMSQKLDSITLNEYTEETQNNRELPNLEEFLGFLELKFLAYETAKGCSKETIENKIHRPNNRGWNNNYKPNNFPNKQQDMKKLGYSKIFHASYGQCPLCYKDHVLMQCDKFIDMDIAQRNKTVAKLKVCKNCLYSHGNVACSSKKTCRECNLKHHTLLHFNKPVYNDSNVRRDQDRNSNPGPSTSTTPGAHHLATDGTEVLLTTIQIKVQSADGNYVTLRGLLDQGSQTNLISENAAQLLRLPRSKFDAAITGIGSTSRNCKGLLQLHCKSIHSDFTFNVQALILTNLTNKLPGSTFQSTAVSAKPGKGPVPSSHGHTNAFGHPGSGWTFEPNFPNGRVDIEQPNNSFIENTNLVVNV
- the LOC142985752 gene encoding uncharacterized protein LOC142985752, with amino-acid sequence MEKGPNLQKDIQALILKWRTYRYAFTADIEKMYRFLWIADEQKSLQKIIWRNSPTDQLSEYALCTVTYGTKSAPWLAMRTLQQLATDHGHLYSEAANLLRHDFYVDDLISRNNCLETAKKLQIDLIKLLKCGGMNLRKWSSNATELLEQLTEDQISQTKFDFKQDDSMKTLGLGWNPKSDIFTFSWNLKPNSKKILTKRALLSEISQLYDPLGWFSRVTVKAKLIFQRVWTKKLAWDEALPKDIQDEWLKTKDQLEELRIVKISRWIGSIQNNIELLAFSDASEKAYSSVIYTRTINQHGQPVVSLLVAKTRVAPLAQKLSLPRLELSGALLLTQLVNKVTESLSGYNITVWAWCDSKVVLAWLQGKASKYEKYVENRVVKITQVIPASNWLYIESKRNPADCATRGLYPKQLVNTEGA